A genomic region of Gymnogyps californianus isolate 813 chromosome 12, ASM1813914v2, whole genome shotgun sequence contains the following coding sequences:
- the SDR42E1 gene encoding short-chain dehydrogenase/reductase family 42E member 1 — MEPENTAKETVLITGGGGYFGFRLGCAIYQKGVDVILFDVVKPLQTVPEGIKFMQGDVCCLSEVEEALRDVICIFHIASYGMSGREQLNRKLIEDVNVKGTENVIQACKSTGVSSLVYTSTYNVVFGGQIIENGDESLPYLPLHLHPDHYSRTKSLAEMKVLQANGAELGNGKGVLRTCALRPAGIYGPGEQRHLPRIVSYIERGLFKFVYGDPLSLVEFVHVDNLVQAHILASEALKANRKHIAAGQAYFISDGKPVNNFEFFRPLVEGLGYKFPTCRLPLSLVYFFAFLTELVHCLVGHVYNFQPLLTRTEVYKTGVTHYFSMEKARKELGYKPQQYSLNEVVEWFRSQGCGPKPRKYNIMHLVRDGGLLLLLVSICSYVFTLKDETLSMEDRI, encoded by the exons ATGGAACCAGAAAATACTGCCAAGGAAACAGTCCTCATTACTGGAGGAGGTGGTTATTTTGGCTTCCG TTTAGGTTGTGCGATATACCAAAAGGGAGTTGATGTGATTCTCTTTGATGTTGTGAAGCCACTTCAAACCGTGCCAGAGGGAATAAAGTTCATGCAAGGGGATGTCTGTTGCCTGTCTGAAGTGGAAGAGGCTCTTAGAGATGTAATCTGCATTTTCCATATCGCTTCCTATGGAATGtctggcagggagcagctgaaCCGAAAACTTATAGAAGATGTTAAtgtgaaaggaacagaaaatgtcaTCCAAGCCTGCAAGAGCACAGGAGTGTCGAGTCTGGTTTATACAAGTACATATAATGTGGTATTTGGAGGCCAGATTATAGAAAACGGGGACGAATCTCTGCCTTATCTACCTCTTCACCTTCATCCAGATCACTACTCCCGGACCAAATCTTTAGCTGAAATGAAGGTGCTCCAGGCAAATGGTGCTGAGCTTGGAAATGGGAAAGGTGTATTAAGGACTTGTGCTCTCCGACCAGCAGGCATCTATGGGCCTGGAGAACAAAGACATCTTCCAAGAATAGTTAGTTACATTGAAAGGGGACTGTTTAAATTTGTGTATGGAGATCCTCTTAGTTTAGTAGAATTTGTACATGTAGACAATCTAGTTCAGGCTCATATCCTTGCCTCTGAGGCCCTCAAAGCCAACAGAAAGCACATAGCTGCAGGCCAAgcctattttatttcagatggcAAGCCTGTAAATAACTTTGAATTTTTCCGACCGTTAGTGGAAGGTTTGGGTTACAAGTTCCCAACCTGTcgtcttcctctctcccttgtCTATTTCTTTGCATTCCTTACTGAACTAGTTCATTGTCTTGTAGGTCACGTTTATAattttcagcctctcctcactCGCACAGAGGTTTACAAAACTGGTGTCACACATTATTTTAGTATGGAGAAGGCCAGAAAAGAGCTGGGGTATAAGCCTCAGCAATATAGCCTGAATGAAGTGGTTGAGTGGTTTAGATCTCAGGGATGTGGACCAAAGCCAAGAAAGTATAACATTATGCATCTTGTTAGGGATGGGggactgcttttgctgctggtttCCATCTGCAGTTACGTTTTCACTCTGAAAGATGAAACGTTGAGTATGGAGGACAGAATTTAG